The Aureitalea marina genome includes a window with the following:
- a CDS encoding glutamine synthetase III — MKNTNPIRTQQTQQDMASFPTKISDIFGQDVFNTDAMEAYLDEDSYLAMIKVKNTSKRLDNRLLESIADGIKKWAMDKGATHFTHWFQPLTGGTAEKHDAFYKPSTDDQKKGIEGLTASELLQREPDASSFPSGGLRNTAEARGYTIWDPSSPVFILKTKNGKTLYIPSIFVSYAGESLGNKAPLLKSLRALEKAAIPVCRYFDPAVTSTIATLGWEQEYFLIDEALFRKRPDLALTGRTLIGAASAKGQECDDHYFGVIPERVEDFMKAYEMESLKLGIPVLTRHNEVAPSQYECAPVYEEMNVSTDHNLLAMRVLQNTAKKFGLRAILHEKPYKGLNGSGKHNNWSMATNTGTNLLAGGSNPESNLYFLTFFINVIKAVSTYADVLRASIATAGNDHRLGANEAPPAIISVFTGSEMAAILERFKTNGLCKKPQVKEMVLELDVPKIPLATLDKTDRNRTSPFPFIGNRFEFRAVGSSASCSLPMTTLNTMVAEQLSQFYVSVEDLKEKGTLQEDAIVEVLQQYVNESEGIIFNGNGYDKQWQAMAQERGLANIKSTPYALEGFNSENAKSLFANQDVLSKRETQARYEVMQQDYINKIQTEADSLIDLIQTYVLPSVASHLKDALNIRDGFTDMGLFNAAQTVKNELEVLADFQDNVRLYLCELKGNVLKAQAIKDTTRKSKFYADQIQVLFDPIRENVDEIEKSVSDQSWRLPKYRDMLFI; from the coding sequence ATGAAAAATACTAATCCGATTAGGACACAACAAACACAACAGGATATGGCATCATTTCCAACAAAGATCTCCGATATTTTTGGGCAAGATGTTTTTAATACCGATGCCATGGAGGCATATCTCGACGAAGACTCCTATTTGGCAATGATTAAAGTAAAGAATACAAGCAAACGCTTAGATAATCGACTATTAGAATCTATTGCAGATGGCATTAAAAAATGGGCAATGGATAAAGGTGCAACACATTTTACACATTGGTTTCAGCCATTGACTGGGGGAACTGCAGAGAAGCATGATGCATTTTATAAGCCATCGACAGATGATCAAAAAAAGGGTATTGAAGGTCTTACAGCAAGTGAACTACTGCAGAGAGAGCCGGACGCCTCGAGTTTTCCGTCTGGAGGGCTTCGAAATACTGCAGAGGCCAGAGGCTACACCATATGGGATCCAAGCTCTCCTGTATTTATCCTAAAGACTAAAAATGGGAAAACCTTGTATATCCCTTCCATTTTTGTTTCGTACGCCGGAGAATCCTTGGGAAATAAGGCGCCCTTATTAAAATCGTTGAGAGCACTAGAGAAAGCGGCGATTCCTGTTTGTCGGTATTTTGATCCAGCGGTTACCAGCACCATAGCTACCTTAGGCTGGGAGCAGGAATACTTTCTAATTGATGAAGCGTTGTTTAGAAAACGGCCAGATTTGGCATTAACAGGAAGAACGTTAATTGGTGCAGCATCGGCAAAAGGGCAAGAATGTGACGATCATTACTTTGGGGTAATTCCCGAACGCGTCGAAGATTTTATGAAAGCCTACGAAATGGAGAGTCTTAAGCTTGGGATTCCTGTACTTACAAGACATAATGAGGTAGCTCCTTCACAGTATGAATGCGCTCCCGTTTACGAAGAGATGAATGTTTCAACAGATCATAATTTGCTGGCCATGCGTGTTTTGCAAAATACTGCGAAGAAATTCGGACTTCGTGCGATTTTGCACGAAAAACCATATAAAGGACTCAATGGTAGTGGAAAACACAACAATTGGTCCATGGCTACCAATACAGGAACCAACCTATTAGCAGGGGGAAGTAATCCAGAAAGTAATCTTTATTTCTTAACGTTTTTTATCAATGTTATAAAAGCAGTAAGCACCTATGCAGATGTATTAAGAGCTAGCATTGCTACTGCAGGGAATGATCATAGACTGGGTGCAAACGAAGCACCTCCAGCAATTATTTCTGTATTCACAGGATCGGAAATGGCAGCCATTTTAGAGCGATTTAAAACCAATGGGTTGTGCAAAAAACCACAGGTAAAGGAAATGGTTCTGGAATTAGACGTTCCCAAAATCCCTTTAGCAACTTTGGACAAGACGGATCGTAACCGAACCTCTCCATTTCCATTTATTGGGAATCGTTTTGAGTTTAGAGCCGTAGGCTCAAGTGCGTCGTGTTCTTTGCCGATGACTACACTCAATACCATGGTAGCCGAGCAACTTTCCCAGTTTTATGTTTCGGTCGAGGATCTTAAAGAGAAAGGAACATTACAAGAGGATGCTATTGTTGAGGTATTGCAGCAATATGTGAACGAAAGTGAGGGCATTATATTTAATGGTAATGGATACGATAAACAATGGCAAGCCATGGCTCAGGAGCGAGGCTTAGCGAACATAAAGTCTACACCCTATGCATTGGAAGGGTTTAACTCAGAAAATGCAAAATCCCTGTTTGCCAATCAAGATGTTTTATCTAAACGTGAAACTCAAGCCAGGTATGAGGTGATGCAACAAGACTATATCAATAAAATACAAACCGAAGCAGATTCGCTAATTGATTTGATCCAAACTTATGTGCTTCCCTCTGTAGCTTCTCATTTAAAGGATGCATTGAACATAAGAGACGGCTTTACGGACATGGGGCTTTTTAATGCCGCTCAAACAGTAAAAAATGAATTAGAAGTTTTGGCAGATTTTCAAGATAATGTGCGCCTATACTTATGTGAATTAAAGGGTAATGTTCTCAAAGCGCAAGCCATTAAAGACACTACCCGGAAGTCCAAATTTTATGCCGATCAAATACAGGTTTTATTCGATCCAATTAGGGAGAATGTCGACGAAATTGAAAAGTCAGTTTCCGATCAATCCTGGAGGCTTCCAAAGTATAGAGATATGCTATTTATTTAA
- a CDS encoding ligand-binding sensor domain-containing protein — MESRKYGLFPLFLIALFCLSCGDRDRNDSLLQDATNQSDVSNEPLVLQQDKDSAGIVNHFGTIIQTGSPLRIQPEIIKKSALATANPVGIGVLAPNKLEENSIPFSTTKKSIPYKLLLEPKNNSSQDSPWLLNGIGDTLLTGVPLSLAGERILRKQLPRKRALSPKYKNTSIPFDIKSLDVTGGMLTSYVYCVFQDSKKRIWVGSYNGLSMYDGQSFTHYTKEQGLASNFIWKVSEDVNGHILIGTRGDGTEGGLSIYDGLSFTNISEKEGLPHHFVTDIYPDKDGGYWLGTYQGAVYYNGFSFTLFTTFEGLPHNRVYAITGDEEGNIYFGTEGGLAIYNGKNFRLLQQANGLQSESVRALFIDSKSALWIGSQKGVYRYTEDTLYTFADTQARMGMITAIVEDHDGSIWIASSTSGIFEYRNNQFYRYGEKEGLVSDDIIELYVDTDNHLWFASDGGGLGIFRHDSFSYLTPKSGIVVPGYKALLEDRQNNVWIGSDSGGASVIKKDELLSFTTQTGLLSNNITDLAEDAQGTIWLATREALSAYNGTHLTNYTTEHGLSSASVNCVYVDQQNHIWAGTAEGITLFKGDEIHYYKEENGFLNNTVNDITADSTGIIWMATNAGLARYDGETFTYYGEGEGLSENTINTLFVDTDGLLWIGTLGGGISTFDGEKFNSYTTSDGLSDNVVWALQQDSNKRIWATTEKGITVFTPNTVASNSSTPFSIRSYFESDGLPELSFFGGDALLDSQGTLWLSNVVNITKKSPEMLRETPAVPSLFLNRIELNDTFYDFNAIENQEGLPFTFSKTLPFYNLPLDLVAQPSQKQCSFFFSAIDWIAPHSVQFSHTIEELEQGWSKPSYENKADYRNLSYGSYTFKVKAMGASGIWSPEYTYRFKILPPWWHTWWARTCYAFLVILLLYSYVRMRLRTLKKRQQELLSQVRVATKEIRQQKEEIELQKEDLQEANNMKNKMFSVIAHDLRGPFGQLKMGLMLLEQGDLSKVERKEIISMLGRDHENTSALLDNLLEWSIAQKGEMIFEPSSQQIQPLVAQNITLFNKEAKRKGVLLSNKVPSSLKAYFDRNMVQTVLRNLISNAIKFTTAGDRITIEGKIMEGTICITVKDTGIGIPEEKVKKLFKKNKNFTTYGTDNEKGSGLGLELCNSLILKNGGSIQAFSVEGVGTTISFTLPTTT, encoded by the coding sequence ATGGAGTCCCGCAAATATGGACTTTTTCCTCTTTTTCTTATAGCGCTATTCTGTCTGTCATGTGGAGATCGGGATCGAAATGACAGCCTGTTGCAGGATGCAACAAACCAGTCGGATGTGAGCAACGAGCCCCTTGTACTGCAGCAAGACAAGGATAGCGCGGGAATCGTTAACCATTTTGGTACTATAATTCAAACGGGTAGTCCACTGCGCATTCAGCCCGAGATAATTAAAAAGAGTGCTTTAGCCACTGCCAACCCAGTTGGCATTGGGGTATTGGCTCCAAATAAATTGGAAGAAAACAGCATCCCTTTTTCAACAACTAAAAAGAGCATTCCTTATAAACTCCTTCTGGAGCCTAAAAATAACAGCTCACAAGACTCGCCTTGGCTGCTTAACGGGATTGGAGACACACTTCTCACAGGAGTGCCTCTTTCTTTGGCTGGAGAGCGTATATTAAGGAAGCAGCTTCCACGAAAAAGAGCACTTTCACCTAAATATAAAAATACAAGTATTCCTTTCGATATAAAGTCACTTGATGTCACTGGAGGAATGCTTACCTCTTACGTTTATTGCGTATTTCAAGATTCAAAAAAACGCATTTGGGTAGGCTCCTACAATGGTCTCAGTATGTACGATGGTCAAAGTTTTACGCACTATACCAAAGAACAGGGCTTGGCTTCAAATTTCATATGGAAAGTTTCGGAAGATGTCAACGGTCATATTTTAATAGGTACACGTGGTGATGGTACAGAAGGAGGCCTATCCATTTATGACGGTCTATCCTTTACCAATATCAGTGAGAAAGAGGGGCTTCCCCATCATTTTGTTACCGACATTTATCCCGATAAAGACGGAGGTTATTGGCTTGGGACCTACCAAGGTGCTGTCTACTATAACGGATTTTCTTTTACCCTTTTCACAACTTTCGAGGGTCTGCCCCACAATAGAGTGTATGCCATTACGGGCGATGAAGAAGGGAATATATATTTTGGCACCGAAGGAGGGTTGGCTATCTATAACGGAAAAAATTTTAGGCTCCTGCAACAAGCGAACGGACTCCAGAGTGAGAGTGTACGAGCACTTTTCATAGATTCTAAATCGGCTTTATGGATAGGGAGTCAAAAAGGTGTTTACCGTTACACAGAAGATACCCTTTATACGTTTGCCGATACACAAGCCAGGATGGGGATGATCACGGCTATTGTAGAGGACCATGATGGTTCCATATGGATCGCTTCGAGTACATCGGGTATTTTTGAATATCGAAATAATCAATTTTATCGCTATGGAGAAAAAGAGGGATTGGTTAGCGATGACATCATAGAGCTTTATGTCGATACAGATAACCACCTTTGGTTTGCTTCGGACGGAGGTGGACTTGGAATCTTTCGGCATGATTCTTTTTCTTACCTAACCCCAAAATCTGGAATCGTTGTCCCTGGTTATAAGGCTTTGCTCGAAGACCGACAGAATAATGTTTGGATAGGGAGCGATTCTGGGGGAGCTTCGGTAATTAAAAAGGATGAATTGCTTTCTTTTACCACCCAAACAGGACTCTTGTCAAATAACATCACCGATTTGGCAGAGGATGCTCAAGGAACTATTTGGCTTGCAACGCGTGAGGCACTTAGCGCTTATAATGGTACTCACCTAACCAATTATACCACCGAGCATGGCTTATCGAGTGCTTCTGTAAATTGTGTTTATGTCGATCAACAGAATCACATCTGGGCAGGGACTGCCGAAGGAATTACACTTTTTAAAGGGGATGAAATTCATTATTATAAAGAAGAAAATGGCTTTTTAAATAATACCGTTAATGATATTACTGCCGACAGTACCGGGATTATTTGGATGGCTACAAATGCGGGTTTGGCACGATACGATGGTGAAACCTTTACGTATTACGGTGAGGGCGAGGGGCTAAGTGAAAACACCATAAACACCCTTTTTGTCGATACCGATGGATTGCTCTGGATTGGTACCCTAGGTGGTGGAATTTCAACCTTTGATGGGGAAAAATTTAATTCCTATACCACTAGTGATGGTCTCTCCGACAATGTAGTTTGGGCACTACAGCAGGATTCCAATAAGAGAATCTGGGCTACAACGGAGAAAGGGATTACTGTTTTTACTCCTAACACAGTTGCCTCCAATTCTTCCACACCGTTTTCAATACGGTCTTACTTTGAGTCGGATGGACTTCCGGAACTCTCTTTTTTTGGTGGAGATGCCCTCTTAGACAGCCAAGGAACCCTTTGGCTCTCGAATGTGGTGAATATAACCAAGAAAAGCCCTGAAATGTTGAGAGAAACCCCTGCCGTTCCTAGTCTTTTTTTAAACAGGATTGAACTCAACGATACTTTTTATGACTTTAACGCAATAGAAAACCAGGAGGGCTTGCCATTTACATTTAGCAAGACTTTGCCCTTCTACAATCTGCCCTTGGATTTAGTGGCACAGCCTTCTCAAAAACAATGTTCGTTTTTCTTTTCGGCAATTGACTGGATCGCTCCACATAGTGTTCAATTTAGTCATACAATAGAAGAGCTGGAACAAGGATGGTCTAAACCCAGCTACGAGAATAAGGCCGATTATAGAAATCTGAGTTATGGCTCGTACACATTTAAAGTAAAAGCGATGGGCGCTTCTGGGATCTGGAGCCCGGAATACACCTATAGATTTAAAATCCTTCCGCCCTGGTGGCACACTTGGTGGGCCCGAACTTGTTATGCTTTTTTAGTGATACTGTTGTTATATTCTTACGTTAGAATGCGCTTGCGTACCTTAAAGAAAAGACAGCAAGAATTGCTAAGTCAAGTAAGGGTTGCCACTAAAGAAATACGGCAACAAAAAGAAGAGATCGAGTTACAGAAGGAGGATTTGCAGGAGGCCAATAACATGAAAAATAAAATGTTTTCGGTAATTGCGCATGACTTACGAGGCCCATTTGGACAGCTTAAAATGGGCTTGATGCTTCTTGAGCAGGGAGATTTGAGCAAAGTGGAACGCAAGGAGATAATCTCCATGTTAGGACGTGACCACGAAAATACCAGTGCTCTACTGGACAACCTTTTAGAATGGTCTATAGCGCAAAAGGGAGAAATGATTTTTGAACCTTCCTCACAGCAAATACAACCACTTGTAGCCCAAAACATAACCCTTTTCAATAAAGAAGCAAAGCGCAAGGGAGTACTTCTTTCCAATAAGGTGCCATCGTCTTTGAAAGCCTATTTTGACCGCAATATGGTGCAAACGGTACTTCGAAATTTAATTTCGAATGCGATTAAATTTACAACGGCCGGAGATCGTATTACCATAGAGGGTAAAATTATGGAGGGGACAATTTGTATAACCGTTAAAGATACAGGTATCGGAATACCAGAGGAAAAAGTCAAGAAACTCTTTAAAAAGAATAAAAACTTTACCACTTACGGAACGGATAACGAAAAGGGTTCAGGTCTGGGGTTGGAGCTCTGTAACAGTCTTATTCTCAAAAATGGGGGAAGTATCCAAGCTTTCAGTGTTGAAGGAGTAGGTACGACCATTTCCTTTACATTGCCCACGACTACTTAA
- a CDS encoding ammonium transporter, with translation MKTKTYTTAIGLFLPMVGFAQNAETTINSGDTAWMLVATALVMLMTPAGLALFYGGLTRSKNVLNTIGMSYIAFCLASVIWIVVGYSLAFDGDGYMLGNLKNLLLRDIKITDTIGTIPTYLFVAFQGTFAAIAVAIISGSIIERIKFSTWIIFASLWIICVYSPVAHWVWGGGFLSNSGELDFAGGTVIHINAGIAGLVVSMLLGKRKNFGTEEKPSSVKLTVLGSALLWFGWFGFNAGSQLAADFIAANAFLVTNVAACSGGLAWLLFEYKDTQKPTLIGTSTGVISGLVAITPAAGYVDVFGALCIGIIGGLVGYFGAIKLKKILKYDDTLDAFGVHGLVGIAGALATGVFANPEINEATGLLYGNPGQLWVQLKAVGIVVLFSAVGTYLVFKAASLFSKGARVTESIEDHGLDVMIHGERSFDYKEEGIVSDLNYKKSA, from the coding sequence ATGAAAACTAAAACTTATACAACAGCAATTGGGCTTTTTCTACCGATGGTAGGATTTGCCCAAAATGCCGAAACAACTATTAACAGTGGAGATACTGCTTGGATGTTGGTCGCTACGGCTTTGGTTATGCTCATGACCCCTGCAGGATTGGCCTTGTTTTACGGTGGATTAACACGGAGTAAAAACGTACTAAACACCATTGGGATGAGCTATATTGCTTTTTGCCTTGCCAGTGTTATTTGGATTGTGGTAGGCTATTCTTTGGCCTTTGACGGTGATGGATATATGCTAGGAAACTTGAAGAATTTATTGTTGAGAGATATAAAGATTACCGACACCATTGGCACTATCCCTACTTATCTTTTCGTCGCGTTTCAAGGCACCTTTGCAGCCATTGCAGTAGCCATTATTAGTGGTTCCATAATAGAACGAATTAAATTTTCTACTTGGATTATTTTTGCTTCGCTTTGGATTATTTGCGTTTACAGTCCCGTAGCTCATTGGGTTTGGGGCGGTGGCTTCTTGAGTAATTCTGGTGAGCTTGATTTTGCGGGCGGGACAGTGATCCATATCAATGCCGGTATTGCTGGCTTGGTGGTAAGCATGTTGTTGGGAAAACGCAAGAATTTTGGAACAGAAGAAAAGCCTTCATCGGTAAAACTTACTGTATTGGGTTCGGCCTTACTTTGGTTTGGGTGGTTCGGTTTTAATGCGGGTAGTCAGTTGGCGGCAGACTTTATAGCGGCCAATGCATTTCTTGTTACAAATGTTGCAGCTTGTTCGGGTGGTCTGGCTTGGTTGCTATTCGAATATAAAGACACACAAAAACCAACATTGATTGGAACTTCAACAGGAGTGATTTCGGGATTGGTGGCAATTACCCCAGCAGCTGGATATGTGGACGTTTTCGGAGCATTATGCATAGGAATTATAGGGGGGCTTGTGGGCTATTTCGGAGCGATTAAATTGAAGAAAATACTCAAATACGACGATACGTTAGATGCTTTTGGAGTACATGGTTTAGTGGGAATTGCAGGAGCGCTGGCAACAGGCGTTTTCGCCAACCCTGAAATTAATGAAGCAACGGGATTACTCTACGGTAATCCGGGTCAGCTTTGGGTACAATTAAAGGCTGTTGGGATCGTCGTTTTATTTTCGGCTGTGGGAACCTACTTGGTATTTAAAGCAGCGTCTTTGTTTAGTAAAGGAGCCAGAGTTACAGAAAGTATAGAAGACCATGGTTTAGATGTCATGATCCATGGAGAAAGAAGTTTTGATTATAAAGAGGAGGGCATTGTTTCCGACTTAAATTACAAGAAGTCGGCCTAA
- a CDS encoding response regulator, whose product MTQIIEVLIAEDHPIFRRGLMEIIRKEPGINVVASLSNGMEVANVASKCKPDIVLLDIDMPLKSGLEVAAELQAAHTNAKVIFLTSNSSYAIFSEAIACGAKGYILKDNAIEDTVNCIKTVADGKMYITPSLSEFLVKQSTDSGHNSKTELTDKLTASEMRILQLVARQKTSKMIAESLFVSIKTVENHRSNICKKLGLSGANSLLKFVLLRPDLFQEE is encoded by the coding sequence ATGACCCAAATAATAGAAGTCCTTATTGCCGAAGACCACCCCATTTTTAGACGGGGATTAATGGAAATTATTCGTAAAGAGCCCGGAATAAACGTAGTTGCCAGCCTCAGTAACGGTATGGAAGTAGCTAATGTTGCGAGTAAATGTAAGCCTGATATTGTATTACTCGACATTGATATGCCTTTAAAATCTGGATTGGAGGTGGCAGCAGAGTTACAAGCTGCTCACACCAATGCTAAAGTTATATTTTTAACTTCGAATAGTTCCTATGCTATCTTTTCTGAGGCAATTGCCTGTGGTGCTAAGGGTTATATCTTAAAAGACAATGCGATAGAGGACACGGTAAACTGTATAAAAACCGTAGCGGATGGCAAAATGTATATCACGCCTTCTTTGTCTGAGTTTTTAGTGAAACAATCTACCGATAGTGGGCACAATTCGAAAACAGAGCTCACCGACAAGCTCACTGCATCGGAGATGCGAATTCTCCAATTAGTGGCTCGGCAAAAAACCAGTAAAATGATCGCAGAATCATTATTTGTTAGTATTAAGACGGTCGAAAACCATCGTTCTAACATTTGTAAAAAATTGGGACTCTCCGGTGCCAACAGCCTCCTTAAATTCGTGTTGTTGCGCCCTGACTTATTTCAAGAGGAATAA